The following proteins are encoded in a genomic region of Nymphalis io chromosome 8, ilAglIoxx1.1, whole genome shotgun sequence:
- the LOC126770331 gene encoding uncharacterized protein LOC126770331, translating to MDEIKSASWTEDLFKPTDEPSISMIAEEVPTLTVATILGVTIVILIAIVVVFVLGVLIDWRQQRLLSKKMGEVKRMKNHKRINTYPDADVVSIANNMEEVGISMPPAEALKHIP from the exons ATGGATGAAATCAAAAGTGCTAGCTGGACAGAAG ATCTGTTCAAGCCAACGGACGAACCTAGTATATCGATGATAGCTGAGGAAGTCCCGACTCTAACTGTGGCCACTATACTTGGAGTTACCATTGTCATACTCATCGCTATAGTTGTAGTTTTCGTTCTAGGCGTTCTAATTGACTGGCGACAGca GCGGCTACTTAGTAAGAAGATGGGCGAAGTAAAACGAATGAAAAATCATAAAAGGATCAATACATACCCTGATGCCGATGTGGTCAGTATAGCGAATAACATGGAGGAAGTAGGCATAAGTATGCCACCAGCAGAAGCTCTCAAACACATACCGTAG
- the LOC126769923 gene encoding uncharacterized protein LOC126769923: MGNSKSKKVQKEPDKFFERERWKQQKIEEKKKKNLQNKRVAVKERPISSPVTLSPPVPGPGPAPSPAQIRSYDEEALDRMRYQLNNDCDAFLLNNILLSVQFFENYEREVHDIKNNPISEHQHTMDEAMVRRHKHVFFADRIQECVQEHVFYQRRRDQTEPLIAPRLFIIYDNVEASEPGDTSDYCAVLDAPFYKLRIEDCKEPGYVKLKKLEVLESTLSKENESNIVPQVNSDDSIYTDSEKESNASDDPPYSEKSVDVLRKIKKRLSELKDEENNKKITIELNGRSIKSTFSDIYTTDMAPNLNNQEVSFNIEEKEYIDNRDLKPRKSILKNTRRFSGPTKEILNKTLLGDTRHISLENITAEDTETSGYRSNASSRQTESSETESDYGYATITESSTPKKVELSLQTNCTSTSGVLPDESWITVNVKAVDWSDDEDDDTQSKVSLSRSLYETNHYLSSIIFMHDFVDNFILNLGSGLGFSQDTIKNALTQGASIYCNALNNGSSISYEVFPALIAAWPNAANQWIIRERRIIQNPRTNFSYQWPTRYMVSKAIGFGCLLVPLGFRPKRGINPDQRIQWRIIFPAAERYLESCLAHSHMRCYLFALTLHKAFMENETSKIGIDASHIKNHLFWQCEENYARWPEDRLGESLRLFLRSFYVHFGQSRFPNYFIDSCNEFKCIPKPLLLKLQRKLADILEAPVMHLLHAIDKIKYTKKDFYPTFNCHRLYDILTCKNPLRIINPQLPIVVPNYDESSDSDSEQINNIWDKAKAHDKHYQWKKERQRQMKERRRANVTNKKQKTTIKVDKDINKNIILPTKMDVERRRLVLEFFIPHFIAMARSSEKFDSLRQAVIYLEQAQRLSYLLREEPGDSTAYEYLDVIRDKLADCRRKLVNQGGYKLPPRDKSNLQYNVSNSNLMRKHRPRYEHIINQDSSSDASSIQPITFADVHIESSIHETKKYLDINGNEESKL; encoded by the exons ATGGGAAATTCAAAATCTAAGAAAGTCCAAAAGGAACCCGACAAGTTTTTCGAGCGAGAGCGATGGAAACAGCAAAAAATAGaggagaaaaagaaaaaaaatttacaaaacaaaagagTTGCGGTTAAGGAACGGCCCATAAGTTCCCCGGTCACATTGTCACCTCCTGTGCCTGGGCCTGGCCCAGCACCTTCTCCAGCACAAATTCGTTCTTACGACGAAGAGGCCTTGGATCGCATGCGGTATCAACTTAATAATGACTGCGATgcctttttgttaaataatattcttttgtcGGTGCAGTTTTTTGAAAATTACGAGCG GGAGGTCCACGATATTAAGAACAACCCCATTAGCGAACATCAACATACAATGGATGAGGCAATGGTACGGCGtcataaacatgtatttttcgCAGACAGAATACAAGAATGCGTGCAAGAGCATGTATTTTATCAAAGACGTCGGGATCAAACGGAGCCCCTCATCGCTCCgagactttttataatatatgataatgtaGAAGCGAGCGAGCCTGGCGATACTTCTGATTATTGTGCAGTCCTCGATGCGCCATTTTATAAACTTCGTATAGAAGATTGTAAAGAAccag GATATGTAAAACTCAAAAAATTAGAAGTTTTAGAAAGTACTCTTTCCAAAGAAAATGAATCAAATATTGTACCTCAGGTTAATTCTGATGATAGTATATATACGGATTCCGAGAAAGAATCGAATGCATCAGATGATCCTCCATATTCAGAAAAAAGTGTAGATGTTttgcgaaaaataaaaaaaagattatctgAATTAAAGgatgaagaaaataataaaaaaataaccatcgAATTGAATGGTAGAAGTATAAAATCGACTTTTAGTGATATTTATACAACAGATATGGCACCAAATTTAAATAACCAAgaagtttcatttaatattgaaGAAAAAGAATATATTGATAACCGTGACTTAAAACCAAGAAAatccattttaaaaaatactagacGTTTTAGTGGACCAACGAAAGAAATACTAAACAAAACATTACTTGGTGACACGCGGCATATTTCTTTAGAAAACATTACAGCTGAAGATACAGAAACATCAGGTTATCGATCAAATGCAAGCAGTCGTCAAACAGAGTCAAGTGAAACAGAATCTGATTATGGCTATGCTACAATAACTGAATCGTCAACACCTAAGAAAGTTGAGCTTAGCTTACAAACTAATTGTACATCAACATCCGGAGTTTTGCCAGATGAAAGTTGGATAACTGTTAATGTTAAAGCTGTTGATTGGAGCGATGATGAGGACGACGACACGCAATCAAAAGTATCTTTAAGTCGAAGTTTATACGAAACTAACCATTATCTAAgctcaattatttttatgcacGATTTTGTTGACAACTTCATACTTAATTTAGGATCTGGATTAGGTTTTTCACAAGATACGATTAAAAATGCGCTAACGCAAGGAGCGAGCATATATTGTAACGCATTGAATAATGGTTCGAGTATTAGTTATGAAGTTTTTCCTGCATTAATAGCTGCTTGGCCTAATGCTGCTAATCAGTGGATTATACGTGAGCGAAGAATAATACAAAATCCAAGGACTAACTTCAGTTATCAATGGCCTACAAGATATATGGTAAGCAAAGCTATTGGATTTGGCTGCTTACTGGTGCCTTTAGGATTTAGGCCTAAACGGGGAATTAATCCCGATCAAAGAATTCAGTGGCGTATTATATTTCCCGCAGCGGAACGTTACTTAGAAAGCTGTTTAGCTCATTCTCACATGCGATGCTACTTATTTGCCTTAACTCTTCATAAAGCTTTTATGGAGAATGAAACATCTAAAATAGGCATAGATGCAAGTCATATAAAAAACCATCTGTTTTGGCAGTGTGAAGAAAATTACGCAAGGTGGCCGGAAGATAGACTCGGAGAGTCATTACGTTTATTTTTGCGAAGTTTTTATGTACACTTTGGTCAATCACGTTtcccaaattattttattgatagttGTAATGAGTTTAAGTGCATTCCAAAACCGTTGCTGTTAAAGCTTCAGAGAAAGTTGGCAGATATTCTTGAAGCGCCAGTTATGCATTTATTACATGCgattgacaaaattaaatatacgaaGAAAGATTTTTATCCAACATTCAATTGTCACAGGCTTTATGATATCTTAACGTGCAAAAATCCGTTACGTATTATAAATCCACAGTTACCTATTGTTGTACCTAATTATGATGAAAGTTCTGACAGCGAcagtgaacaaataaataatatttgggaTAAAGCTAAAGCTCACGATAAACACTATCAATGGAAGAAGGAAAGACAACGCCAAATGAAAGAAAGAAGACGTGctaatgtaacaaataaaaaacaaaaaacaactattaaagtagataaagatataaataaaaat ATAATATTACCTACAAAAATGGATGTAGAACGGCGACGTCTTGTTTTAGAATTCTTTATACCTCACTTCATTGCAATGGCTCGTTCAAGTGAAAAATTCGACTCCTTACGACAGGCTGTAATATACCTTGAACAAGCTCAAAGATTATCTTATCTTTTGAGAGAAGAGCCTGGAGACAGCACTGCGTATGAGTACTTAGATGTAATACGTGATAAATTAGCCGATTGCCGGCGTAAATTAGTGAATCAGGGTGGTTACAAATTACCTCCGCGAGATAAAAGCAATTTACAATACAATGTCTCAAATTCAAATTTGATGCGTAAGCACCGTCCGCGGTATGAACATATAATAAACCAAGATTCCTCTTCTGACGCTAGCAGCATACAGCCAATTACATTTGCAGATGTTCACATTGAAAGTTCAATCCACGAAACAAAAAAGTATCTTGATATTAACGGCAATGAAGAATCTAAATTGTAA